In uncultured Cohaesibacter sp., a genomic segment contains:
- the ispH gene encoding 4-hydroxy-3-methylbut-2-enyl diphosphate reductase — protein MSKTNPPLEILLCAPRGFCAGVDRAIQIVDLALKTFGAPVYVRHEIVHNKYVVESLKAKGAVFVEELDEIPETNQPVIFSAHGVPKSVPEAAKAKNFFYLDATCPLVSKVHKEAMLHDKRGHEVVLIGHAGHPEVIGTMGQLADNVVKLIETVDDVADFEPRDPDNLAWITQTTLSVDDTAGIVDALKARFPNIQGPNKDDICYATTNRQEAVKTVAPRADVMIVVGAPNSSNSKRLREVGERAGCRQSLLLQRAADIDWDSLGDISSVAITAGASAPEILVEEVIEAFSARYAVTVEVVTIAKEDMVFNIPRELREAAVAAGVLEEGPKAEPVR, from the coding sequence ATGAGCAAGACGAACCCGCCGCTGGAAATTCTGCTGTGCGCCCCGCGTGGCTTCTGCGCAGGCGTTGACCGGGCGATCCAGATCGTGGATCTGGCTCTCAAGACCTTCGGGGCTCCCGTCTATGTGCGTCATGAGATTGTCCATAACAAATATGTGGTTGAAAGCCTGAAGGCCAAGGGCGCCGTGTTCGTTGAGGAACTGGACGAGATTCCAGAGACCAACCAGCCGGTGATCTTCTCGGCTCATGGCGTGCCCAAGTCAGTGCCGGAAGCGGCAAAGGCGAAGAATTTCTTCTATCTCGATGCCACCTGTCCGCTGGTTTCCAAGGTTCACAAGGAAGCCATGCTGCACGACAAGCGCGGCCACGAGGTGGTTTTGATCGGCCATGCCGGTCACCCCGAGGTGATCGGCACCATGGGGCAGCTTGCCGACAATGTGGTCAAGCTCATCGAGACGGTGGACGATGTGGCAGACTTCGAGCCGCGTGACCCGGACAATCTGGCCTGGATCACCCAGACGACCCTGTCGGTGGATGATACCGCCGGGATTGTCGATGCGCTGAAGGCTCGCTTCCCCAACATTCAGGGGCCGAACAAGGATGATATCTGTTACGCCACCACCAACCGGCAGGAAGCGGTGAAGACCGTCGCCCCCCGCGCCGACGTGATGATCGTGGTGGGCGCTCCCAACAGCTCCAACTCCAAGCGCCTGCGCGAAGTGGGCGAGAGGGCTGGCTGTCGCCAGTCTTTGCTGCTTCAGCGCGCAGCCGACATCGACTGGGACAGCCTTGGCGACATTTCGTCGGTTGCCATCACGGCGGGCGCCTCGGCTCCGGAAATTCTGGTCGAGGAAGTCATCGAGGCCTTTTCCGCCCGCTATGCGGTAACCGTCGAGGTTGTCACCATCGCCAAGGAAGACATGGTCTTCAACATTCCGCGTGAATTGCGTGAAGCGGCCGTTGCCGCAGGGGTGTTGGAAGAGGGCCCCAAGGCGGAGCCCGTCAGATAA
- a CDS encoding XRE family transcriptional regulator, with protein sequence MDRRDRASLFRERLLAAMDHSAMSRSALARATRVDRSTIGQLLKEDLARLPNAQLAADAAMALGVSTDWLLGLTDRPERPGDIVAASLALSPAERSAADAQILGWHKEAAGYKLRHVPATLPDMLKTEAMLKWEYASAFENTSQLAIEAMQELFAWLRSGQSDYEIAMPMHELNALASGSAYYAGLAREVRLEQLSSISRLCEDLYPRLRLFLFDAHHIFSAPVTIFGPKLAVVYIGEFYIAFRESARVASLTSHFDRLVRQASVDPRDVPGYIDALRKDL encoded by the coding sequence ATGGACAGGCGAGATCGCGCATCCCTCTTTCGTGAACGGTTGCTGGCGGCCATGGACCACAGCGCCATGTCGCGCAGTGCTTTGGCGCGGGCAACCCGTGTGGATCGCTCCACCATCGGGCAGTTGCTGAAAGAGGATCTTGCCCGATTGCCCAATGCCCAGCTTGCGGCCGATGCCGCCATGGCGCTTGGGGTCAGTACCGATTGGCTGCTCGGACTTACGGATCGGCCCGAACGACCGGGTGACATCGTGGCCGCCTCCCTGGCGCTGAGCCCGGCCGAACGCAGCGCAGCTGATGCCCAGATTCTGGGTTGGCACAAGGAAGCGGCTGGCTACAAGCTGCGGCATGTGCCCGCGACCCTGCCGGACATGCTCAAGACCGAGGCGATGCTGAAGTGGGAATATGCCTCTGCCTTTGAAAACACTTCACAACTGGCCATCGAAGCCATGCAGGAACTGTTCGCGTGGCTTCGCTCCGGCCAATCGGACTATGAAATCGCCATGCCGATGCATGAGTTGAACGCCCTTGCCTCGGGTAGTGCCTATTATGCGGGGCTGGCGCGCGAGGTGAGGCTGGAGCAACTCTCCTCTATCTCCCGCTTGTGTGAGGATCTCTACCCGCGTCTGAGGCTGTTTCTGTTTGACGCGCACCACATATTCAGCGCACCGGTGACCATCTTCGGCCCCAAGCTGGCCGTTGTCTATATCGGGGAGTTCTACATCGCCTTTCGCGAGAGCGCACGGGTGGCCTCGCTGACCAGCCATTTTGACCGGCTGGTCCGGCAAGCCTCGGTCGATCCGAGGGACGTTCCCGGCTACATCGATGCACTGAGGAAGGACCTTTGA
- a CDS encoding DUF2061 domain-containing protein, whose product MDSTTRTIAKAISWQLTGLVSMTLIGYLFTRSLTASSGIAIASAVVSFVFYCFHERLWSRVRWGRMTDLSS is encoded by the coding sequence ATGGATAGCACAACAAGAACAATCGCCAAGGCCATCAGCTGGCAGCTCACGGGGCTCGTCTCCATGACCCTCATCGGCTATCTCTTCACCCGTTCGCTGACCGCAAGCAGTGGCATAGCCATCGCTTCTGCGGTTGTCAGCTTCGTATTCTACTGTTTTCACGAAAGGCTGTGGTCGCGGGTTCGCTGGGGGCGGATGACCGACCTGTCATCGTGA
- a CDS encoding diacylglycerol kinase, whose protein sequence is MNHIRHVLDAATYSYAGFLRLLQETAAQAECMFFAILLAVYAAVGADAGQFAILCFFFLLTIAIEALNTAVEVLVDHLTNEFAEFARQAKDLGSFAVFCGLTMMSLYSLYVVYNHL, encoded by the coding sequence ATGAACCATATCCGGCATGTCCTTGACGCTGCGACCTACTCCTACGCCGGGTTTCTCCGGCTTTTGCAGGAGACCGCCGCTCAGGCCGAATGCATGTTCTTTGCCATTCTTCTGGCTGTCTATGCCGCGGTGGGGGCTGATGCAGGACAGTTTGCCATTCTTTGCTTTTTCTTCCTGTTGACCATTGCCATCGAAGCCCTGAATACGGCTGTGGAAGTTCTGGTGGATCATTTGACCAACGAATTCGCAGAATTCGCCCGACAGGCCAAGGATCTGGGGTCCTTTGCGGTCTTTTGCGGCTTGACCATGATGTCGCTATACAGTCTTTATGTGGTCTATAACCACCTGTAA
- the mutL gene encoding DNA mismatch repair endonuclease MutL has protein sequence MSESLSKIRQLDEATINKIAAGEVVERPASVVKELVENAIDAGADRIEVVTAGGGKNLIRVSDNGLGMSRQDLQMAIRRHCTSKLNPDDLMDIRHLGFRGEALPSIGSIARLGITSRHASEPHAWEIAVEGGKESEPKPAALNIGTRIDVKDLFFSTPARLKFLKTDRAENMAVSEVVKRIAMANPKVRFSLTGEDRSRLEYASVNGPDAHLVRMGQVMGKDFRDNAVEIDALRDTVRLTGFAGLPTLNRANSLQQFVFVNGRPVRDKMMLGAIRGAYADYLFGGRHPCVVLFIDLDPHEVDVNVHPTKADVRFRDSGHIRGLVVGAIRQAIAAAGHRSTNTGGSATLAALRPDGVRATGAGSAILSGTSPNLATGASERPVTGLRPQSYQPAKPLNWDWRQSVYAPGDAADVSAAGSLSEGQDSAEGGLSQSFAAAPSGLAEAGMSSGFAGMPVSGMPPFEIQGRMADVAIPSADARANDSDLDAAALARPLGAARAQIHENYIIAQTEDGLVIVDQHAAHERLVYEKLKASLAQRGIARQGLLIPHVVELDEDDVHRLLEAGDDLERLGLTLESFGPGAVAVRETPAILGKPNIERLVRDVADDLAEWDKSTRVEEKILHVAATMACHGSVRSGRRLRAEEMDALLREMEATPHSGQCNHGRPTYVELKLSDIERLFGRS, from the coding sequence ATGAGCGAAAGCCTTTCCAAGATCAGACAGCTAGACGAAGCAACCATCAACAAGATCGCTGCCGGCGAAGTGGTTGAACGGCCTGCCAGTGTCGTCAAGGAACTGGTGGAGAATGCCATCGATGCCGGGGCTGACCGGATCGAGGTGGTGACGGCCGGTGGTGGCAAGAATCTGATCCGTGTATCGGATAACGGGTTGGGGATGTCCCGGCAGGATCTGCAAATGGCCATCAGGCGCCACTGCACCTCCAAGCTCAATCCTGATGATCTGATGGATATCCGCCATCTGGGGTTTCGCGGCGAAGCCCTGCCTTCCATCGGCTCGATTGCCCGGCTCGGTATCACCTCGCGCCACGCCTCCGAGCCGCACGCCTGGGAGATTGCAGTGGAAGGGGGCAAAGAGAGCGAACCCAAACCTGCCGCCCTCAACATCGGCACGCGGATCGACGTCAAGGATCTGTTTTTCTCGACGCCCGCCCGTCTCAAGTTTCTCAAGACCGACCGGGCCGAGAATATGGCCGTTTCCGAGGTCGTCAAGCGCATCGCCATGGCCAATCCGAAGGTGCGCTTCAGCCTGACCGGTGAAGACCGCTCCCGCCTCGAATATGCCTCAGTCAACGGCCCGGACGCCCATCTGGTGCGCATGGGGCAGGTGATGGGCAAGGACTTCCGCGACAATGCGGTCGAAATCGACGCTCTGCGCGACACGGTGCGGCTCACGGGCTTTGCCGGTTTGCCAACCCTCAACCGCGCCAACAGCCTGCAGCAGTTCGTCTTCGTCAATGGTCGCCCGGTGCGTGACAAGATGATGCTCGGCGCCATCCGGGGCGCCTATGCGGACTATCTCTTCGGTGGCCGTCACCCTTGCGTCGTGCTGTTTATCGACCTTGATCCCCACGAGGTGGACGTCAACGTGCATCCCACCAAGGCCGACGTGCGCTTTCGCGATTCCGGTCATATTCGCGGGCTGGTGGTGGGGGCCATCCGGCAGGCCATCGCCGCAGCCGGGCATCGCTCCACCAACACCGGTGGTTCGGCGACGCTGGCCGCCTTGCGTCCGGACGGGGTGCGGGCGACCGGGGCTGGCAGTGCCATCCTGTCCGGCACGTCTCCAAACCTCGCCACAGGCGCGTCCGAGCGTCCAGTGACAGGGCTGCGCCCGCAGTCCTACCAGCCAGCCAAGCCGCTCAACTGGGATTGGCGCCAGAGTGTCTATGCCCCCGGGGATGCTGCCGATGTATCCGCAGCCGGTAGCCTGTCCGAAGGGCAGGATAGCGCTGAGGGCGGCCTCTCCCAATCATTCGCCGCAGCGCCATCAGGGCTGGCCGAGGCTGGCATGAGCAGCGGCTTTGCCGGAATGCCTGTATCGGGGATGCCCCCATTCGAAATTCAGGGCCGCATGGCTGACGTGGCCATCCCTTCGGCAGATGCCCGCGCCAACGATAGCGATCTCGATGCCGCTGCACTGGCCCGGCCTCTCGGCGCAGCACGGGCGCAGATCCACGAGAATTACATCATCGCCCAGACCGAGGATGGTCTGGTGATTGTCGACCAGCATGCCGCCCACGAGCGCCTTGTCTATGAGAAGCTCAAGGCCTCGCTTGCCCAACGCGGCATCGCCCGGCAGGGGTTGCTGATCCCCCATGTGGTGGAACTCGATGAGGATGATGTCCATCGCCTGCTCGAAGCGGGCGATGATCTGGAACGTCTCGGTCTGACGCTGGAAAGCTTCGGTCCGGGTGCCGTTGCCGTGCGGGAGACCCCGGCCATTCTGGGCAAGCCCAATATCGAGCGGCTGGTGCGCGACGTCGCCGATGATCTGGCTGAATGGGACAAGTCGACCCGCGTCGAGGAGAAGATTCTGCATGTGGCCGCCACCATGGCCTGTCATGGCTCGGTGCGGTCCGGTCGTCGGCTGCGGGCCGAGGAAATGGATGCCCTGCTGCGCGAAATGGAAGCCACGCCGCATTCCGGCCAGTGCAACCATGGCCGCCCGACCTATGTGGAACTCAAATTGAGCGACATTGAACGATTGTTTGGCCGAAGCTAG
- a CDS encoding helix-turn-helix transcriptional regulator, producing MLNKILSLMRENEGMTIHEVASKLGVSSEAALDYELGMVRPTPEIIQKYSEIFGVPVSSIMFFCKEDDDGILSTESRLYFADKIVVLVERLLHGRHRAHHSL from the coding sequence ATGCTCAACAAAATTCTCTCTCTGATGCGTGAGAACGAGGGGATGACCATTCACGAGGTTGCCAGCAAGCTGGGCGTTTCGTCCGAAGCCGCACTGGATTACGAGCTCGGCATGGTTCGGCCGACACCAGAGATCATTCAAAAGTATTCCGAGATATTCGGCGTACCGGTTTCATCAATCATGTTTTTCTGCAAGGAAGACGACGACGGCATTCTGTCGACGGAGTCCCGGCTGTATTTTGCCGATAAAATCGTCGTTCTTGTCGAGAGACTTCTGCACGGCAGACACAGAGCCCACCACTCGCTCTGA
- the tadA gene encoding tRNA adenosine(34) deaminase TadA, which produces MAQNPAKPTLKEAADKASFMEMALEEARKAEARGEVPIGAVLVHEGKILARAGNRTIETNDPTAHAEIVVIREGCAQLGSQRLPQCDLYVTLEPCPMCAAAISFARIRRLYYGAVDVKGGAVESGPRLYSQPICHHAPDVYSGISETQCADLLTSFFKSRRD; this is translated from the coding sequence ATGGCACAAAACCCGGCCAAACCGACCCTGAAAGAGGCTGCCGACAAGGCCAGCTTCATGGAGATGGCTCTTGAGGAAGCCCGCAAGGCGGAAGCGCGCGGGGAAGTGCCGATTGGCGCGGTGCTCGTCCATGAGGGAAAAATCCTGGCGCGGGCTGGTAACCGGACCATCGAAACCAATGATCCAACCGCCCACGCCGAGATTGTCGTGATCCGCGAGGGCTGTGCGCAGCTGGGGAGCCAGCGTCTGCCTCAGTGCGATCTCTATGTGACTCTGGAGCCTTGCCCGATGTGTGCCGCTGCCATTTCCTTCGCCCGGATCCGTCGGCTCTATTATGGTGCCGTGGATGTCAAGGGCGGAGCAGTCGAAAGCGGTCCCCGGCTTTACAGCCAGCCCATATGTCACCATGCCCCGGATGTCTATTCCGGTATCAGTGAGACACAATGTGCTGACCTGTTGACGTCCTTCTTCAAATCGCGACGAGACTGA